One genomic window of Sodaliphilus pleomorphus includes the following:
- a CDS encoding THUMP-like domain-containing protein gives MTEIAGHRVDASMWSYIARHAGDDALKLMLRQEPGLSFDKRFAVLQVECRHKLRRKIPELLAHERFLFPKAVSAEQCTHQEVAKLHASLFDSAHTVLDLTMGLGVDDYYIASRVRALTAVELDPEIAAVGQYNFGFLNPNVKVLHADSVQLLKSMLPQEHYDAIFVDPARRGQDGRRLYGLSQCQPDVLAIMPLIARHCRRLVIKASPMLDISQSRADLGAPLAQVWAVSVKNECKELLFVLDFDSQPAGIVLHALNYDDGWHDFATTAAGGAAHDAAPGVPVAGGFLYEPHASVMKLGCHAAVQAATGTAQLAPNSHLYAGDRLVRDFPGRKFVVKEVIPFNGRQLKQLGKRCERLNIATRNFRLTPEALKKRLKVGDGGNDYLFATTLADGSAVLLLCEKI, from the coding sequence ATGACCGAGATTGCAGGACATAGGGTCGACGCATCGATGTGGAGCTATATTGCCCGCCATGCCGGCGACGATGCCTTGAAGCTCATGCTCAGGCAGGAGCCGGGGCTGAGCTTCGACAAGCGCTTTGCCGTGTTGCAGGTGGAGTGCCGCCACAAGCTGCGCCGCAAGATACCTGAGCTGCTGGCCCACGAGCGCTTCCTGTTTCCCAAGGCTGTGAGTGCCGAGCAGTGCACCCACCAGGAGGTGGCCAAGCTGCATGCCTCGCTCTTCGACTCGGCCCACACAGTGCTCGACCTGACTATGGGCCTGGGGGTCGACGACTACTACATTGCCAGTCGTGTGCGTGCGCTCACTGCCGTTGAACTCGACCCCGAGATTGCCGCGGTGGGTCAGTACAACTTTGGCTTTCTCAACCCCAACGTGAAGGTGCTGCATGCCGACTCGGTGCAATTGCTCAAGTCGATGCTGCCACAAGAGCACTACGATGCTATCTTTGTCGACCCGGCGCGGCGCGGGCAGGACGGCCGCCGGCTCTACGGCTTGTCGCAGTGCCAACCCGATGTGCTCGCCATCATGCCGCTCATTGCGCGTCACTGCCGCCGGCTTGTGATCAAGGCCTCGCCCATGCTCGACATCTCGCAGTCGAGAGCCGACTTGGGCGCGCCGCTGGCGCAGGTGTGGGCCGTGAGTGTGAAAAACGAGTGCAAGGAGTTGCTGTTTGTGCTTGATTTCGACAGCCAGCCAGCCGGCATTGTGCTGCATGCCCTCAACTACGACGACGGCTGGCACGATTTTGCAACAACTGCTGCCGGCGGTGCCGCCCATGATGCGGCCCCTGGTGTGCCCGTTGCCGGCGGCTTCCTCTATGAGCCTCATGCCAGTGTGATGAAGCTGGGCTGCCACGCCGCTGTGCAGGCCGCCACTGGCACTGCGCAGCTGGCGCCCAACTCTCATCTCTATGCCGGCGACAGGCTTGTGCGCGATTTTCCTGGCCGCAAGTTCGTCGTCAAGGAGGTGATACCCTTCAACGGCCGGCAGTTGAAGCAGCTGGGCAAACGCTGTGAACGCCTCAACATTGCCACGCGCAATTTCAGGCTCACGCCCGAGGCGTTGAAGAAGCGTCTCAAGGTGGGCGACGGCGGCAACGACTACCTCTTTGCCACCACCCTTGCCGATGGCAGCGCAGTGCTGCTGCTATGTGAAAAAATTTAG
- a CDS encoding magnesium transporter CorA family protein, whose amino-acid sequence MKEFLLFGKNFTKCDQWKPGCWVNISCPDQDELDYLRNLDVPESFITDISDADERPRTEIDGDWLLTVLRVPRQTSDDDIPFNTIPVGVITNGDLVIVLCYYKNIVVNDFIKYNSAKNIEIPNKLVLIMRLILSSAVWFLKYLKIINIDINNAEDGLEQSMHNEDLLRLRNLQKSLVYFNTSIRGNMTLLVRLRTLFQNSGLIDKDMIEDVDIELQQALNTVKVYSDILSGTMDAFASIISNNLNVIMKRMTSTSIILMLPTFIASLYGMNVALPFEHRAWAFTFIAALCVLFSVGAFFLFRRIKWF is encoded by the coding sequence ATGAAAGAATTCTTACTATTTGGAAAGAATTTCACAAAGTGCGACCAGTGGAAACCTGGTTGCTGGGTGAACATTTCCTGTCCTGACCAGGACGAGCTCGATTATCTGCGCAATCTCGATGTGCCCGAGTCATTTATCACCGACATCAGCGATGCCGACGAGCGACCGCGCACCGAGATCGACGGCGACTGGCTGCTCACTGTGTTGCGAGTGCCCCGGCAGACGAGCGACGACGACATCCCGTTCAACACCATCCCTGTGGGTGTGATCACCAATGGCGACCTGGTGATTGTGCTGTGCTACTACAAGAACATCGTGGTCAACGATTTCATCAAGTACAACAGTGCCAAAAACATCGAGATTCCCAACAAGCTCGTGCTCATCATGCGCCTCATCCTGTCGTCGGCGGTATGGTTCCTGAAATACCTGAAAATCATCAATATCGACATCAACAATGCCGAGGACGGACTCGAGCAGAGCATGCACAACGAGGACCTGCTGCGACTGCGCAACCTGCAGAAGAGCCTGGTGTACTTCAACACCTCGATAAGGGGCAACATGACCCTGCTGGTGCGACTGCGCACGCTCTTCCAGAACTCGGGTCTCATCGACAAGGACATGATCGAAGACGTCGACATCGAGCTGCAGCAGGCACTCAACACCGTGAAGGTGTACAGCGACATCTTGAGCGGCACCATGGATGCTTTTGCCTCGATTATTTCCAACAACTTGAACGTGATCATGAAGCGCATGACCAGCACCTCGATCATCCTGATGCTGCCCACATTCATTGCCTCGCTCTATGGCATGAACGTGGCTCTGCCCTTTGAGCACCGCGCGTGGGCCTTCACCTTCATTGCTGCGCTGTGCGTTTTGTTCTCGGTGGGAGCATTCTTCCTGTTCCGCCGCATCAAGTGGTTCTAA
- a CDS encoding metal ABC transporter solute-binding protein, Zn/Mn family has protein sequence MKRRVDYMIPILASVAIVAIVAVMAAGCRLQQGEKPQVVVSIAPQRYLLEKIAGNKVDVLCLLEEQSNPENYEPKTSDMMKLERAQAYFTIGNIGYESAIVGKVRNNNPQLCIFDTSAGIKLLRGQDADDGEYDPHVWTSVKNAKVIAHNMLLGLVKLYPKHKRYFVKNYDALSTSLDTLDRHIALQLAPVKGCTFIDWHPSLSYFARDYGLHQLALDNGKEPSARDLARRIDLARKSGARVIFVQRQFDSRAASAVNKQIGCSAVEINPMSGDWADEMSRIASALAATAR, from the coding sequence ATGAAACGACGAGTCGACTATATGATTCCTATACTGGCTTCGGTGGCTATTGTGGCCATTGTGGCAGTGATGGCTGCAGGCTGTCGCCTGCAGCAAGGCGAGAAGCCACAGGTGGTGGTGAGCATTGCCCCGCAACGGTACCTGCTGGAGAAGATAGCAGGCAACAAGGTCGATGTGTTGTGCCTGCTCGAGGAGCAGAGCAACCCTGAGAACTATGAGCCCAAGACTTCCGACATGATGAAGCTTGAGCGGGCGCAGGCCTATTTCACGATTGGCAACATAGGCTATGAGTCGGCTATCGTGGGCAAGGTGAGAAACAACAATCCGCAATTGTGCATTTTCGACACCAGTGCGGGCATCAAGCTGTTGCGTGGGCAGGATGCCGACGATGGCGAGTATGACCCCCACGTGTGGACCTCGGTGAAAAATGCCAAGGTGATTGCCCACAACATGCTGCTCGGCCTCGTCAAGCTCTATCCCAAGCATAAACGGTATTTTGTGAAAAATTACGATGCACTCAGCACCAGTCTCGACACACTCGACCGGCACATTGCGCTACAGCTTGCGCCTGTGAAGGGCTGCACCTTCATCGACTGGCACCCGTCGCTCAGCTATTTTGCCCGCGACTATGGCTTGCACCAGCTTGCCCTCGACAATGGCAAGGAGCCTTCGGCCCGCGACCTTGCCCGCCGCATCGACCTTGCCCGCAAGAGTGGTGCAAGGGTGATATTTGTGCAACGCCAGTTCGACAGCCGTGCAGCCTCGGCAGTCAACAAGCAGATAGGTTGCTCGGCGGTTGAGATCAACCCCATGAGTGGCGACTGGGCAGACGAAATGAGCAGGATCGCCAGTGCCCTGGCGGCAACGGCGCGGTGA
- a CDS encoding metal ABC transporter ATP-binding protein — MSATASKIIELQDVSKVYGQLAVVSHVSVTVDRGDFVIVTGPNGGGKTTLMRMMLRLVAPTSGRVVYYDGDSQVPHLRFGYLPQKNMIDSRFPVTVEEVVASGLKMRPLHRLTAAERALVVETLDQVGLQQLRRHTLGELSGGQLQRALLGRAIIGRPDVLVLDEPLSYLDQHYEQRLYQLIAQLSRHATIIMVSHDVSVVSAMANRHFIVERTLHECQCHHHMLATRCIDADLPAAFGPKTTE; from the coding sequence ATGAGTGCTACAGCTTCCAAGATTATCGAGTTGCAAGACGTGAGCAAGGTCTATGGCCAGCTCGCTGTGGTGAGCCATGTGAGCGTGACCGTCGATCGTGGCGACTTTGTGATTGTGACCGGCCCCAACGGCGGCGGCAAAACCACCCTCATGCGCATGATGCTGCGGCTTGTGGCGCCCACGAGTGGCCGTGTGGTGTACTACGACGGCGATAGCCAGGTGCCACACTTGCGCTTTGGCTACTTGCCCCAGAAGAACATGATCGACAGCCGTTTCCCCGTCACCGTCGAGGAGGTGGTGGCCTCGGGCCTCAAGATGAGACCGCTGCACCGGCTCACGGCCGCCGAGCGCGCACTTGTGGTCGAGACCCTCGACCAGGTGGGACTGCAGCAGTTGCGCCGGCACACGCTGGGTGAGCTCTCGGGCGGACAGCTGCAACGTGCCTTGCTGGGGCGTGCCATCATAGGCCGCCCCGATGTGCTTGTGCTCGACGAGCCGCTCAGCTATCTCGACCAGCACTATGAGCAGCGCCTCTACCAGCTCATTGCTCAGCTCTCGCGCCACGCCACCATCATCATGGTGAGCCACGACGTGAGTGTGGTCTCGGCCATGGCCAATCGCCACTTCATCGTCGAGCGCACGCTGCACGAGTGCCAGTGCCACCATCACATGCTGGCCACGCGCTGCATCGACGCCGACCTGCCAGCAGCTTTCGGCCCAAAAACAACGGAGTGA
- a CDS encoding Lrp/AsnC family transcriptional regulator — translation MANSKLDALDYKILKMLAVNARKPYLEIARACNVSGAAIHQRIQKLYNLGVIRGSISLINPSSVGYDTCAYVGIYLNDSSKFDEVVEHLKEMPEVVECYFTTGKYDMFVKLYAHNNDHLLSLIHNKFLQLGLGRTETLITFKEVFKRQIPIAEDDE, via the coding sequence ATGGCAAATTCAAAATTAGACGCTCTCGACTATAAAATCTTGAAGATGCTGGCTGTGAATGCACGCAAACCGTATCTCGAGATTGCTCGCGCCTGCAACGTGAGTGGAGCGGCCATCCATCAGCGCATCCAGAAGCTCTACAACCTGGGCGTGATAAGGGGCAGTATTTCACTCATCAATCCATCGTCGGTGGGCTATGACACGTGCGCCTATGTGGGCATCTACCTCAACGACTCGTCGAAGTTTGACGAGGTTGTGGAACACCTCAAAGAAATGCCCGAAGTGGTGGAGTGCTACTTTACAACGGGAAAATACGACATGTTTGTAAAGCTCTACGCCCACAACAACGACCACCTGCTGAGCCTGATTCACAACAAGTTCTTGCAGCTTGGGCTGGGACGCACCGAGACCCTCATCACATTCAAAGAAGTGTTTAAGCGTCAAATTCCCATCGCCGAAGACGACGAGTAG
- a CDS encoding GNAT family N-acetyltransferase: MLLNYNIISPNSLQFKKVEQLLVDSFPVDERRDMLDFERIARENPRFSLLGAFEGNNVKGFITTWDFDSFCYVEHFAVDSSMRNQGIGSRLLDHFVAQAAKPVILEVELPADLPACRRIAFYKRHRFVLWEDVDYVQPPYSPSRQALPMRLMTRGFDTAAAVEQAARELKRVVYGCIDE, encoded by the coding sequence ATGCTATTAAATTATAACATAATTTCGCCAAATTCTTTGCAATTTAAGAAAGTTGAACAATTATTGGTCGACAGTTTTCCTGTCGATGAGCGGCGGGATATGCTTGACTTTGAAAGGATTGCACGTGAAAACCCCCGTTTTTCCCTGCTCGGGGCTTTCGAGGGTAACAATGTGAAAGGATTTATCACCACTTGGGATTTTGATAGCTTCTGCTATGTGGAGCACTTTGCTGTCGACAGCTCGATGCGCAACCAGGGCATAGGCAGCCGTTTGCTCGACCACTTTGTCGCCCAAGCGGCGAAGCCGGTCATTCTCGAGGTGGAGCTCCCGGCCGACTTGCCTGCCTGCCGCCGCATCGCCTTCTACAAGCGTCACCGGTTTGTGTTGTGGGAGGATGTCGACTATGTGCAGCCGCCTTACTCGCCCTCGCGGCAAGCCTTGCCCATGCGCCTCATGACCCGCGGCTTCGACACGGCCGCAGCGGTCGAGCAGGCCGCGCGAGAGCTCAAGCGTGTCGTGTATGGCTGTATCGACGAGTAG